The genomic window GAGAGCCACGATTGGCGGAGCGGTGGCGGTCAACGCCCATGGGCCTTTGCGGTACACATTCGGCACTGCCAAGGACCTGGTTATGGGAATGCAATTCGTCCAAGGTGACGGCACCCTTGTCAAAAGCGGCGGCGAGGTGGTAAAGAACGTGGCCGGGTTCGGTCTCCACAAGCTGCAGGTCGGCGCCCTCGGTACGTTGGGGGTTATCGCCACAGCCACTTTCAAGGTGTATCCTTTGCCGAAAGCTGATCAGACCCTCATTCTCACATTTGCAGATTCAGGCGCGGCCTTTGCGGCAGCATCCGCCATACGCGCGTACCATCCGGCGGCGGCCGTGGTTGGCAATGCGGTCGCTCAACAGTGTTTGTTTGGCGCAGTTCGTGGCGGCCATGTGCTTCTTGTCCGCTTCATGGGCGCACAAGGAGCTGTGGCTCGGCAGGTCCGCGACGCCTCGGCGGCAGGAACTGCAGGGGGCGGGAATGACGCTGAGGTAGTTTGCGAAAAGGACGGGGTGTCCCTGTGGCAAGCATGCGTGGACGTGGGGTCGGTTGGTGGCCCAGCAGATGTCTTGCTAAAGGCGAGCGCGGTACCAACAGAAGTGAGGCACGTCTATGCAGACCTCTTGCGCTCGGCAGAGCCTCTTGAGGGAGCGGTGGGAGTCTTATCCGACCCTCTCAGCGGCTCACTGAAGTGTGGAGTTCGCTCGGCGGACGGCCAAGAGCAAGACCCCTCTGTCCATTCGGCTACATCGGCAAAACTCCTCAGCTTCTTGCAGCATGCCCGAGCAGTGAGCCAGGAACATGGGGGTAGTTTGATCTTGCAACGAGGCTCGCCGGCGCTCAAGACCGCCTTTGACGTCTGGGGACCGAGTCCTCAGGGACTAAGCGTCATGCGCAGCCTCAAGCAGACTTTCGATCCACGCAACATTCTTAATCCAGGCCGATTCGTAGCGAAGATTTAGCACCATCTCACTTTAGAGAGGCGAGCAAGTCCAACGTGAATACCGATGTCGGCAAGCCAGGGCTCGTTATTCCAGATTCTGACAATGAACGTGTACGCTTTGAAGGCCTTACGGATGAGGACCTTGCCCAATGCGTGCACTGCGGACTTTGTCTCAATGCGTGTCCCACGTACCGGGAAACGGGCCTCGAGATGGAGAGTCCGCGGGGCCGCATCTATCTCGTCAAAGCGGCCAAAGAAGAGCGCATTCCAATCAATGAGACGTTTCTGCAACACATATTCCTTTGTTTGGATTGCCGGGCCTGCGAGACTGCCTGTCCATCGGGAGTACAGTATGGCAAGATCATCGAGGCAGCGCGCGGCGAGGCGACACAAGCGAAGCCCGGTGGGATGGTCCCACGCTTCCTGCGCTGGCTCGTGTTCAAACAAACATTTCCATTTCCCGGCAGACTGAGTCTGGTTGCCAACATCCTCCGTTTCTACCAATCCTCCGGTTTGCAGAAGTTAGTGCGAGGCAGCGGTGTCTTGAAGCTCTTCGGGCAGTTCGGTCATGCCGAAACGATGCTGCCAAAGTTGTCTGACGAATTCTATGCCGCGCCCGACGTGGAGGTAGTCCCAGCTCGTGGTGAGACGAAACGCCGGGTGGGGTTTGTGACCGGTTGCATCATGCCATACTTTTTCGGTGAAACGAATCGGGCAACCGTAAGCGTCCTTACGCGCAATGGGTGCGAGGTGGTGATACCCAAGAGCCAACGCTGCTGCGGCGCTTTAGGTGTCCATGCCGGGGACCGTGAGACAGCCAAAGACTTGGCCCGGCAGAACATTGACGCCTTTGAACCCTATGACTTGGACGTTATCATCAGCAACGCGGCCGGCTGCGGTACTGCGCTCAAGGAGTACGACATTCTGCTTGAGCTTGATCCCAAATATGCCCTCCGCGCCCGCGACTTTTCAGAGAAGGTGAAAGACGTTAGCGAATTCTTAGCCGATATTGAGGTAGACACGTCGTTTGGGCCGGTAAACAAGCGCGTAACGTATCAAGATGCTTGCCACCTGGCGCACGGACAGCGGGTGCGAGCACAGCCGCGCGCCCTGCTGCAAGCAATACCGGGACTTGAATTTGTAGAGATGAAGAACTCCGATCACTGTTGCGGCAGCGCAGGCGTATATAACGTTGTGCAGGCCGACATGGCGCAGCGCATTGTAGCGCCGAAAGTCAAGAATATCGCGGCAACGGACGCTGAACTCGTCGTTGTTGGCAATCCGGGTTGTATGTTGCAAATGGACAGCGCCCTGGCTGCAAGCGGAGAAACAACGCGATCAATTCACACAATGGAACTGCTTGAAGAAGCCTATCAGGCAGCGGAGAGCAATGAGCACGATAATTCTAACGCATGAGCCATTCTTGTATCCTATAGCTGTGGGGAGCGGAAGCGACGTGATACTGGATGCACGAATGTTGGTGCGCGCAATT from Chloroflexota bacterium includes these protein-coding regions:
- a CDS encoding FAD-binding oxidoreductase — protein: MLTETLHTQLAQIVSHDAVTTESPTIDGKQPSLCVAPRAIAELAEVVGELDAAGASTTPVGGGTMLDLGAPPTDTCVALSTAGLNAIAGYEPADLIVTAEAGVAVAVLQETLREHGQTLPLEVPRPERATIGGAVAVNAHGPLRYTFGTAKDLVMGMQFVQGDGTLVKSGGEVVKNVAGFGLHKLQVGALGTLGVIATATFKVYPLPKADQTLILTFADSGAAFAAASAIRAYHPAAAVVGNAVAQQCLFGAVRGGHVLLVRFMGAQGAVARQVRDASAAGTAGGGNDAEVVCEKDGVSLWQACVDVGSVGGPADVLLKASAVPTEVRHVYADLLRSAEPLEGAVGVLSDPLSGSLKCGVRSADGQEQDPSVHSATSAKLLSFLQHARAVSQEHGGSLILQRGSPALKTAFDVWGPSPQGLSVMRSLKQTFDPRNILNPGRFVAKI
- a CDS encoding (Fe-S)-binding protein, which codes for MNTDVGKPGLVIPDSDNERVRFEGLTDEDLAQCVHCGLCLNACPTYRETGLEMESPRGRIYLVKAAKEERIPINETFLQHIFLCLDCRACETACPSGVQYGKIIEAARGEATQAKPGGMVPRFLRWLVFKQTFPFPGRLSLVANILRFYQSSGLQKLVRGSGVLKLFGQFGHAETMLPKLSDEFYAAPDVEVVPARGETKRRVGFVTGCIMPYFFGETNRATVSVLTRNGCEVVIPKSQRCCGALGVHAGDRETAKDLARQNIDAFEPYDLDVIISNAAGCGTALKEYDILLELDPKYALRARDFSEKVKDVSEFLADIEVDTSFGPVNKRVTYQDACHLAHGQRVRAQPRALLQAIPGLEFVEMKNSDHCCGSAGVYNVVQADMAQRIVAPKVKNIAATDAELVVVGNPGCMLQMDSALAASGETTRSIHTMELLEEAYQAAESNEHDNSNA